Within Portunus trituberculatus isolate SZX2019 chromosome 3, ASM1759143v1, whole genome shotgun sequence, the genomic segment aacttcGATAAATCAGTCAATTAATCATATAGACAattaatcagttagtcagtctgtTAGCccttcaatcagtcagtcagggaaaacaagaaagaaaacttcaGTCAGGCgaaactcagtcagtcagtcaatcagtcagtcagtcagtcaatcagtcagtcagtcagtcagtcagtcacacagtTATCCTCGCCTTGATCTGATTActttgcgttctctctctctctctctctctctctctctctctctctctctctctctctctctctctctctctctcccattcttgttccccttttgtcatttttttccttcgtttcttccttctttgtgttaATTGGTTCCTCCGTTACGCGATGACTTGTTGCAGGAATTGTGACAggtgatactctctctctctctctctctctctctctctctctctctctctctctctctctctctctctctctttattatacGCTTTCCTCTTCCCGAAATTTGTGAAAACTCGGAAGAGAACGAAATATAAAAATGCAATTcttatattgttgtttttatatttgcgaatttctattttatttttttatttttattttatttatttttttttctctctctcttctccttgatGTCTGTAACGCTCACGTGCAAGTTCGGAGCGTCGAGGTGCGGAGCGTAACGGCGGTGGAGACAAGGAGCATTATGTGGGTCATTGGtgatgcttgtggtggtggtggtggtggtggttggtgttgatggtggtgttggtggtgatggtgataatggtttcAATAACTGGTAGcgatgttattggtgttgttattgctattactattactactactactactactactactactactactactactactactactactactatttcaagaTCAAAATAAAGGTTTTAGGAATTATATGAAcaatgggaagaagaaaaggagagagagagagagagagagagagagaaataaaaacaaaaatatgataagaaagaagaaatataagagaatagatagatagacggatagataaacagacagacagacagacgaggttgattaaatgagaaaaaaaatgaatagattacATTGTTGCATATAGAATCAGTTTAGTAATTCATGTAATCAGTTAATAATTCAGTAGGTTGACAGTAAGGTAGTTGTTTTCATCAAGTAGGAAGTTAATTAATCAGTCAAGTATTTAATTAGATAGTTAAGGAGGGAGgtaagccagtcagtcagtcaatcagtcggtcagtcagttagttattcAGTTagtcacctcctcttcctcctccatcaaaccAATTACAAAATTTCCTTAGATTTTGTCGaaatattgaggaggaggaggaggaggaggagggagggagggaggcggaaagagaagtagtagtagtggtggtggtggtggtagtaatagtagtagtagtatcagtcagtcagtcagtcaatcagtcagtttttcagtcagttagtcagtcagtcagtcagtcagtcagtcaatcagtcagttattcagtcagtcagtcagtcagtcagtcagtcagtcagtcagtcagtcagtcagtcagtcagtcggtctcACTTTATTTGCTAGACAGTTAGGTTGTTAAGTAATTATGTAGCtagtaaaacacaaacacacaaacacacacacacacacacacacacacacacacacacacacacacacacacagacagacagacagacagacagacagacaaatatttTACTAACCACAATACAAACATGAACTTAACGGGAATATATTAATTGCGTGACCTTTTTCCCgccctttttttcctattttctattttattatgtttatttattcgtttgttGTTagtactattctctctctctctctctctctctctctctctctctctctctctctctctctctctctctctctctctctctctctctctctctctctctctctctctctacaaatgtGCCctccttttttatatctttcaaTTCATCACGCATTgttatcatctcttcttcttcttcttcttcttcttcttcttcttcttcttcttcttcttcttcttctttttttttttttttttcttgttctttattcttgcttcattatcttaattctggttttattcctcttctcattatctcttatctttcttcttcttcctctattgcTTTTCACCTTATTATTTCTAGtcgttttctcttatctttattattgccGTCATTAtcacttcctacttctcttccttttctttcgtcttcctcctctttcttctcatcatcatcattatcttttacttccttctctctcttttcccatccaacacacacacacacacacacacacacacacacacacacacacacacacacacacacacacacacacacacacacacacacacacacacacacacaaataaaaaatgacaCAAGATTTTGAACATTTTATTTCAACAAACAATTTTGCAAACAATCAGTAAATATATTAACTAAAATATTCgtcccttctatccttcctgtgtttgtttccattttctaaCTTACAgacatagaaaacgggaaatgatAGCAATGAAAAATTAGTTAAATAGGAAACTTTgtaaaatgaatagaaatactTAGAACTTGGGCTAAAGTAttaattcagtcagtcagtcagttggtcagtcagtcaatcagtcagtcaggcaatcagtcagtcagtcagtcaattagttagtcagtcagtcaattaatcagtcaatcattcagtcagttagtcattcaatcagtcagtcaattagttagtcagtcagtcagtcaatcagtcagtcagtcagtcagtcattcaggcaatcagtcagtcagtcagtcagtcaatcagtcagttagtcattcagtcattcagtcagtcaatcaatcagtcaatcagtcacagTTATCCTCGCCTTGATCtgaatatttttgcttttttctctccttttttttttttttttcatcctctcctcttttctctcttcctctccttctcttttttctttcttctccccacttttattatattttttcctttattttcttccttctatgtgCTAATTGGTTTCCCCGTTACTCAGTGGCGTGTTATTGGCggaggatattctctctctcaatctctccacTTTTGTTGCGATCCGTCACTGTCTATTATACGTTGTCATATTTCCTGAacagaacaaaatgaaaatataatacgTGATTTTTTTTGGTCTTCTATTTTCACtataaacttttttcttttactcttttcttttagttcttacttcctccttcattatctcaatttttgctttttttgccTCTCATCATATCTTACCTCATTattctcatctttattattgctgtcattattgttacctcctactttttctctctttatataccatgtggacttttcactgGCTAAATAAAGGAAGTGCTTTTGGGGAACCTCTTATCTGAAACCCCAGCTGCCAGGGAACCGTTACcacgagtaaggaagccctttCTACACTCGGAATCAAAAcgttttcgtctcatcaactcccctcctctgattgacttttttgcctctttctcactgccagaatgttggatctcttgctgtcttctaccgctattttcatgctagctgttcttctgatcttgttGACTGCATgctgcccctcctcccccacgctcgctgcacaaggctttattCTTcgtctcacccctattctgtccaactctataaagcaagagttaaccagtactctcaatcattcacacctactttgtccacctccctactacaagagttaaccagtactctcaatcattcacccctactctgtccaactccctattacaagagttaaccagtactctcaatcattcacacctttctctggtaaactctggaacttcctccctgcttctgtatttccaacttcctacgacttgacttcttttaaagggaaagtttcaagacatttgccaCATTCTTTCAGCTGACCTTTTGACCTCctaggggactggcaattaagtgggcctttttttttatttattttttttatttttttattttattttattttattattttttttttttatttattttttttttttgtcgcccATGGCCAGTTttccttacgtaaaaaaaaaaaggattcgaACTCATGGGAACTTCTCGGATCCCAAAGTGCGTATCgtctcgtcatcatcattattcttatcattattcttctcttttatttccctctatctcctcttcccatccacacacacacacacacacacacacacacacacacacacacacacacacacacacaaagaaatggaCATAAAACTTTGAACGTTTTATTTCAACAAACAATCTTGCAAacaaacagtaaataaataaattagtacATCTGTCCCTTCTATCCctcctgtgtttgttttgcaaTGTCTAACTaacgaagaaatagaaaacaacgAGAAATGGAagcaatggaaaataaataatgaagggaatgagaaaCCTAGAAACTGTGATAAATTTAACAATAGGAAATACGAATAACGAAATTtggtgataaagaaaacgaaaaaaaaaacagaaaaatgaaagaaatagagaacacTAAAAGAttgataatgaataaaagaaaacttggcttagaaatacgaaaataaatgaaagtatttGAACGAAACCAAATGGTGAATATTAGTCAtcgttaataaataaatacttaatACTATGTGGAGGACAACGAAATCTTTGGTGTTGAGTTACTGGTGTGGCGAtgttgagggtggtggtggtggtggtggtggtggtaatattgcttttgttgttgttgttgttgttgttgtgtagttaTAGTTACAGTTGTACTACCTTTTTATGTAACGGTAAATAAATgacagtaatagaagtagttagggtctgtgtgtgtgtgtgtgtgtgtgtgtgtgtgtgtgtgtgtgcgtgctcgcTTGCAGCACGCCCCGTGAACCAGGATGTCGGGAAGGGTGGCTGTGGAGGGGAACAAGGGGTGATGGGGGGAGCGGGGGGAGGCGCGGCGGGCGTCACAGTGTCACAGCCTCGCATTGCTTAATGACAGGCAGGGAACAGTTCATCGGTCCGGGCCGCCGAGCGAGACAGAAGGGGCGGTGAtcggcggggcgggacggggcggggcagggcggggcggatCGGGGCGTGACTCTTCTCCGGAAACTATGTTAGCTGCATACAAGACCCTGGCGGCTGGCGGCGGCTGTGGCTTGCATATTGGTGGCGTCTATATGGCGGAACAGGCCACGGAGGGGCAGGAGTAGGTGCTGCCCACCGCTAGGCTGCCCGCCACGTCATCCACCAGCTGTCCAGGCCGCGCAACGCCCAGCAGGCTTCCCGTAGACGacctggaaagagagaaggaaactgtCACGGCTGTTGTGTGGCGACCTGCCGACTCGTGGCACCACACGCCTGGCCAGGCATGGACGGCCGCCCAGGACAGCGGCACAGTATACTCACAGCAGCAGCGCCAGGCCGGCGTGTGTGGCCCCGGACCCTGTCAGCTGGCTGCAAAGGCGGCTCCGCACGCAGGTGGAGGAGTCGTTACCGCGGTGTGCCCGCCACAGCTGGTTCAGGTGGTTCGCCACGTCGTCCTCGTCCAGCGGCAGGCCCGTCGAGGTCTCGTCGTCCACCAGCGGCGCCGACGACCACACGTCACCGCGGAGAGAAGCCGGCAGCGCCAGGCCCTCGCGGCCCGGGGGCGCAGCGCGCTCAGCCCTCAGGGCACGGTTGCCTCCCCCGAAGGGCTGGTCTGACtgccagagggagagggagccgTCCCCGATGTCACGCCTGCCGCCGCCGGTACCCCTGAGGGCACGGAAGAGCAGGAAGCCCAAGATGGTGCCCAGCGCCAGGGAGCCCAGCACCACGTATGGGTCCAGCGTGTTCATGTTCATGCCGTACCCGCCATAGCCGCCGCCGtagccgccaccgccaccatagCCGTAGCCGTCCCTGGAGGGATCATAGAGGGCGGAGGCCGCGCCGAGGGAGGACACGCCGTAACGGTGCTGCATCTGCCTGGAGGATGGGTCCGTGGTGTCGGCGGGGCTTTGGTCTGGCTCGTGGCGCGCCGCCTCGTTTTCGTAGCGGTAGATGCTGGCGATGTCCCTCAGCACGTCGCGGCGGCGCCTCTGCGGAGCGGCGGCTTCCTGCGTGGTGTTGGCGGCGTCCTGTGTGGTGTTGAGCACGGAGCGGTAGAAATGGTTCAGCTCGGGGTTGTTGAAGGAGATGAAGTCGATGTACTGGCTCACCACGTCCTCGGACACGGAGTCCTCCAGGTAGGCGGACACGAAGCGCGACATGGCGGCCACCGTGTTGGCGAACCGCTCAGACGTGAAGTAATCGAGCGCGGTGCCGAGTCCCGCCACCTGCGTCAGGTTGGCGAGGGAGTCTGCGTCGCGCAGCGGGCCCAGCAGCGGCTCGGCGCGGGCCGCCAGGAACGCCGCGAACTCCGGGTCAAGCTTCTTGGCGAGGAAGGAGGCCAGGTTGAGGTCGTCGCCGAGACTCAGCGCGCGGTCAATGATCCTGACGGGCGTGCGCTGCAGGAACGATTCCAGCGAGTTCTGCTCCTCCACGTAGGACAGCACGCGCGCCCACGTCGACCGCACCACCTCCCACAGCCCCGCCCTGGCCGCCTGCGTGGCGTTGGCCGAAGCCTTGATGGAGCTCAAGTTCCCGAAGCGCTGCTCGAACATTCCCTTGGCCAGGTGAAGCAGCTGCCCCTGGATGGCCTCGCTGCCATCTTCGGacgcctcctctccctttctctctccctcctcctcctcctcatcgcctCCCAGGTAATCCAGCACGGTCTCCAGCACGGCCTGCGCCCCGGCCTTCTCGGTGACGGGTGTGTGCTGGCCCATCCTCCGCACCTTCCTTGCCAGCTTCAGGAAGTGCTGTAGGAGGTCCGGAGTGACACCTAGGCCACCAGCGACCTCCTTCAGGTTAGGGAGCCGCTTCTTCAGGAGGCCTTTCACCTGCCTGGCGAAGACACCCTCCTCGCTCAGGGCCTTCGCCACGGAGCTCAGAGACATGTCACTTCCCTCTTGCAGCAGCTGCTTCAGGAAGCTTCTGGCGGAAGCCTTCAGAGACGAGGAGGTTATATCATCCACGTCAGCCTCCAGCGTCTTTGCCACACCCGCGCTTGACGTGAGAGCGAGGGCAGCGAGgcacagcaggaggaggcgtGCCCCTGACATCCTGAAGGCAACACTCACCACCTGCGGAACACAATACGCGCCATAAATAACACGTCCACAGTAGCTCTTCCTGAACACTGTGCCATTACGCCATTACGCCAGCCAGCTTGTCTAATCTATCGTGCCATCAGCCTCTGTGGTCTTAGCAAATTGTGTGTAGTTTGCTTCTCTCCGCGTCTCGTAACCACTGCCTTGCGAACTTAGGTACCGGTTCACCTTCTACAATGTGCACAGCCGCTAAATTAGAGAGTTTGTggaaatattgtgtgtgtgagagagagagagagagagagagagagagagagagagagagagagagagagagagatcagtgagagaaaaatataatggtgtgtgtgtgtgtgtgtgtgtgtgtgtgtgtgtgtgtgtggtatcgtatgagtttttattatatttgtgttttaCTGAAGATCAAAGGAAAACGaaatgtaaggaaagaagattgataataaagaataataaagaaaaaccacaaattaatgaaataaatagtaatgagaaagaaaaataaactaattgaaaagaaaaaaaattaaaaatagtataaaaaaaggaaaaaacacacacacacacacacacacacacacacacacacacacacacacacacaacaaaaactattccttcacttcctcttcctcttcctcctcttcctcttccttccttcctcttccccctcttcctcttcctcctgtatgTAATTATGAGAGCTCCCCCTATACttacatcccgttttctttcactccccATCGCAGCAGTGGACAATAAACATTCCTTAGCCGAGTGAGTAGTGACAAGGTAAGAGGAGAGCGAGGTAGGCGCACAAACACCTTACCTGTAATTAATGTGGACAGATGGACAGGTAAAGAGAGCAGACAGGTGTGAGCTGgaggtttgttgtgtgtgtttgtgtgtgtgtgtgtgtgtgtgagtgggtggattAATTAGTTGTTGTTtggtgggaaaagagagagagagagagagagagagagagagagagagagagagagagagagagagagagagagagagatattgacaAACAgttagaaagatagacagactgataaaACGATAgattgataggtagatagatagatagataaacaaaacacaaaaaaacattcaatTAAACCAAcgaacactgacacacacacacacacacacacaaacacacacaaaaaaaataaataaataaataaacaaataaaaattaaataaaccacAAAAATTGACACCaaaccacaaataaaaaaaataaaaaaagtaaaaggaagaaaaacgagagaaaaagtaCCACCTGGAAACCACAACACGTAAGCGAACACCTGCCTTACCTGCGCACATCATAGCACACCTGAACACTTCTTTGTTATCGTTACCTCTTGCAGTGAGCGAGTCAGCGAGGCGGAGGCGTGACAGATAGCGTGACTACAGCCTTATTGGGACTAAAAACCCGGTGAATTGGAAAACTGGAGAGACTGTAGcagggaagacgagagagagagagagagagggaggtaagaaagaagaggggtgaggaaaggagttaagatagaaagataaggtacaggtaagataaggaaaggaaaaggaaagagagagatagagaagagaataagaagtgaGATTTAAGTAAAGGAAGTAAATTTTaggtgagtgagagaagaagggaagagaaaagagagaaaatgaggaagaaaaagagatagagggaatgaagaagagggattaaagtaaagagataagatataagcaagataaaggaaggaagaggaaagaggggaaggaaaaagatgtatagaaagataaagaggtaaaaagaaaagaagaagaagaagaagaagactaaagagaggaagaaaagagagacgaaagagataaaaaaaaaaagaaagaggaaagatttaggtgagagaaagaaga encodes:
- the LOC123509258 gene encoding uncharacterized protein LOC123509258, which codes for MSGARLLLLCLAALALTSSAGVAKTLEADVDDITSSSLKASARSFLKQLLQEGSDMSLSSVAKALSEEGVFARQVKGLLKKRLPNLKEVAGGLGVTPDLLQHFLKLARKVRRMGQHTPVTEKAGAQAVLETVLDYLGGDEEEEEGERKGEEASEDGSEAIQGQLLHLAKGMFEQRFGNLSSIKASANATQAARAGLWEVVRSTWARVLSYVEEQNSLESFLQRTPVRIIDRALSLGDDLNLASFLAKKLDPEFAAFLAARAEPLLGPLRDADSLANLTQVAGLGTALDYFTSERFANTVAAMSRFVSAYLEDSVSEDVVSQYIDFISFNNPELNHFYRSVLNTTQDAANTTQEAAAPQRRRRDVLRDIASIYRYENEAARHEPDQSPADTTDPSSRQMQHRYGVSSLGAASALYDPSRDGYGYGGGGGYGGGYGGYGMNMNTLDPYVVLGSLALGTILGFLLFRALRGTGGGRRDIGDGSLSLWQSDQPFGGGNRALRAERAAPPGREGLALPASLRGDVWSSAPLVDDETSTGLPLDEDDVANHLNQLWRAHRGNDSSTCVRSRLCSQLTGSGATHAGLALLLSSTGSLLGVARPGQLVDDVAGSLAVGSTYSCPSVACSAI